One Geitlerinema sp. PCC 9228 genomic window, GAAAAGATTTATAACGCGGCTTGGGCTCGTTCGAGCTAATTGCCCACAATAAAGAATTGTTGGATAACATCTCCGATTTCATAGCATATTTTTTGTTATTTGTCAATCATCTATGCAGCCAAAAGTGGAAATTCTCGCAGATCAAACCGCTCTGATTCAGCGATCGCTAGAGCTGATGGTGGAGAAAATCCAGCAGTCGGTTCGGGAAAGGGGGATTTGCACAATCGCCCTCTCCGGGGGCAGCACCCCCAGACCGCTTTACGAAGCGATCGCAGCACAAAACCTGCCGTGGGAGAAAATTCATGTATTTTGGGGCGACGAACGCTACGTTCCCAGCCACCATCCCGACAGCAACGAAAAACTCGCTAGAGATGCTTGGCTGAACCGCGTAGCCATCCCGGCAGAAAATATCCATCCCACCCCCACTGACAGTGGCAATCCGCAACAAGACGCCCAACGGTACGAACAGCAATTGCAGCAATTTTTTCAACTGTCACCGGGCACCATGCCGGTTTTAGATATTATGCTACAGGGGATGGGCGATGACGGGCATACCGCTTCTTTATTCCCCCATACCGAAGCCCTTCAGGTATGCGATCGCGCGATCGCAGTGGGCAACAAAGACGGATCGCCCCGGATTACCTTTACCATTCCCGCTATTAACAATGCCCGTTGCGTTCTTTTTCTGGTTGCCGGTAGTGGCAAACAAAACGCCATCGAGCAAGTCTTTTCCCAAACCGCCGACCCCCAAACCTATCCTGCCAAATTCATCCAACCCCAAGGAGAACTGTGGTGGTTGCTCGACGTTGCCGCTGGTGCCCCCCTGCAATCTTAATCCGTACCATTATTTTTATTGTGGAGTTGCAAAATCCCGAAGCTTATGATTGTTTGTCCGAACTGTAACCATCAAAATCCCGACTGGGCGATACAATGCGAAGCCTGCCTGAGTGAGCTGCCACAAATGGTCAGCTGCCCTAGCTGCGGTGCCACCGTGCAAAGCGACGCCAGCTTTTGCGGTCAGTGCGGCTACGACCTCAGCGGCAACCAAAACCAAAATACCGAGACCGAAGAATCCGAAGCAGCCGCCGAAGCATCCCCGCAAATCCCCACCCCCACCGTGGCACCGCCGGAAGTGGAAGAAACCTCGGAAGTAGGTGCCGAAACAGGTTCCCAAACGCCTACGCCAGCACCCACGCCTGCCCCTGCCGCTACCCCCCAAGCCACGCAGCTGCAAACCCAGCAAGCTTCCCTACTGCACGTGCAAACCGACACCACTATCGAACTGCCCGCCCACTTGCCGGTGATTCACGTGGGCAAACCCAACGACCGCATACCACCGGATATCGACCTGTCGGGATTTCCCAACGCCGAAGTGGTTTCCCGCAGCCATATTGATATCCGTCAGGAAGGGGATGCATTTTATGTAGAAGATGTGGGCAGTACCAATGGTACCTATATCAATAACTTACCCCTGCAGCCGGGGAACCGACATCGCTTGCGTAGCGGCGATCGCATTGCTTTGGGGAAGGGAGATTTGGTAACGTTCCTGTTTCAACTTGCTTAAATTTCGTTACTCACTCATCAGCAAATGGAGAGGTTAACTTGGAACCTTACGGAGGCAATGAAATTATCATTACCCTAGTCAATCCCATTTTGCAATCGGTGCCCATCAAAAGTTGGACGTTTCGTTCCCGCCAGCCAACCATCTCCATTGGCAGGGCAGCCGAAAACCACGTGGTGCTTTACAGTGCAGTGGTCTCGCGTCACCATTTAGAGGTACGACGCCAAGGGTTGCACTGGGAAATTGTGAATTTAAGTGCCAACGGTACCTTTGTCGATGAGAAACCCATCGACAAAATGACTGTTCTCGATGGCCTCAAACTGCGTTTGGCGCGTAGTGGTCCCATTTTACAATTTCATTTGGGAAAACCATCGCCTCCCTCTCCCTCGCCCGAGGCTTCCTGAAAACCCAAAAAATAGCGATCGCCCTTTGTATCCATCGAAAACATTGAGGGGGCGATCGCCTTCAACCTAGGAAATTGGGAAGCGATCGGATTTATCCTTTGAGAGCTTTGTTAAAGTTTTGGCGGTAAGACTTATTGGCCACCAGCAAAACCGGCCAAAAAGCCGACAATACAATCCGATTGGATAGCGTTGTATTGAAGTTGGTCCGGCGAAATCCTTTCCAAAACTTCCAAATACCGCCAGCGTAAACCACAATTAGTACAAAAGTTATAAGTTGGGGCATGTTGGATCACCTCAAGAGCCACGAACGGAAAAAACGAAAGTAGCCTTGCCTACAATACAATCATAGCGAGATTTTCCCCCGAATAGGCGCGATATTACCGTGGGATTTGATATACTAAACCCCTAAGAGCTTTGGCAAGACTCATGTCTAGCGACG contains:
- the pgl gene encoding 6-phosphogluconolactonase — its product is MQPKVEILADQTALIQRSLELMVEKIQQSVRERGICTIALSGGSTPRPLYEAIAAQNLPWEKIHVFWGDERYVPSHHPDSNEKLARDAWLNRVAIPAENIHPTPTDSGNPQQDAQRYEQQLQQFFQLSPGTMPVLDIMLQGMGDDGHTASLFPHTEALQVCDRAIAVGNKDGSPRITFTIPAINNARCVLFLVAGSGKQNAIEQVFSQTADPQTYPAKFIQPQGELWWLLDVAAGAPLQS
- a CDS encoding FHA domain-containing protein, with protein sequence MIVCPNCNHQNPDWAIQCEACLSELPQMVSCPSCGATVQSDASFCGQCGYDLSGNQNQNTETEESEAAAEASPQIPTPTVAPPEVEETSEVGAETGSQTPTPAPTPAPAATPQATQLQTQQASLLHVQTDTTIELPAHLPVIHVGKPNDRIPPDIDLSGFPNAEVVSRSHIDIRQEGDAFYVEDVGSTNGTYINNLPLQPGNRHRLRSGDRIALGKGDLVTFLFQLA
- a CDS encoding FHA domain-containing protein, which gives rise to MEPYGGNEIIITLVNPILQSVPIKSWTFRSRQPTISIGRAAENHVVLYSAVVSRHHLEVRRQGLHWEIVNLSANGTFVDEKPIDKMTVLDGLKLRLARSGPILQFHLGKPSPPSPSPEAS